The window gtggttcgtggttcgtggttcgtggttcaatcgtaaatcgtagATCGTACAGTAAAtcccattcgtgattcttaTTCACAATTCCGTTTTCGGCGCTCAGATACGACGTTGGGCGATTCTTGACCTCGTTGCTCTCGCTCCTGTTACACTTCATTCACGCCTCCATTCGTGTAGCAGGATTGTCTCGCTCCACCTGGTCATCCAACCAACAACGTCGACCACATCTACACCGAATCTACACTCCACTGCACCACGCCTGCCACCGCTGTCCGTCATCGAcctgcatcctcgtccgaaGCCATGGGTCGTGCTTGATTGCTTCATCTCCTCCGACCTCCCGGTGGTCGCAACTTTCGCCTCGGAGTTTTCGCTTTCATACCTCGCTTTTCCTTGTTTTGCGCTCATCACACCTCAACTGCGCAACCACCGGAGTCATGCCCTTGCACACCATAAACCACCACATCCACTCACAACACCAATAGCGTCTTCCATACACTGACATACACAGCATGTCACCAACCAAATCCCCcatcatcgatctcgagaccgacgaggatggctGGATTCGTGGCTCCAGCCAGAGCATACATGCTCGTAAACCGCAATCCTCCAACTATACCTCGCCTCCTCCGGCTACCACAAAGACAACCAACAAGCCATCTCCCATCACACCCGCCCGGAACAGGGCGCCAGCCGACGACGCCAAGCCACGCTCCTTGCTAGAACgcatcgagatggacgagcaTCTACAACAAACTCCCCCTCCCAAACCACCAACAGATCAACACAACGTTCATagctccaccaccaccaccacgaCTCCCTCACCTTCGTCCAAGGCTCCCAGCTCACCCTTCCGAACAACACCTTCTCAAGGCATTCGCAGACCTGGAGCAAAGATCCCTtcgcctctgcctctgacCAGCCCCGCTCGTAACAATGAGTCCAGCTCGTCTCTCAGCACACGCACCCCCCTCAGTGCTTCTCATCCTATCCCTGAAACCCCACTCAAGCTTTCGCAGCGGGGAGGTCCTCAAACACCCGCTACGCCACACTATCCATCCTATCCAAACTCTGCCCAGTCCCGCGATTGCGACGCATCACGCGCAAGCGGCCTCGGTATCGGCCTGACACCTCTCAAGACGCCCGTACCTCTGGCTCCAAGTCCCGACAATGTCCGCAGTCCTCTCAACGAAGCACTCAACTTGCGCTCACGTGCCGCCCCCAACGCTTCCATCGGCTCGCCTCTCAAATGCGCTCGTAATGATCTCCACACCGAACCTCTGGCCCTTGgctcttcttgttcttcctCCCACCAATCAGCTAACGGTCAGATCGATGCGATGCTCGACCGCCTTCGCAACGCTCGATCCGGTCTCGGCACAAGCGCCAGCATATGGGCGCCCAAGTCTACTGCTTCGTCAGCAGACACCGATGCCACTGCCAACGCCTCTTCTACCTCTACCACCTCGCACACGATCGGATCCGGCTTTTCTTCCAGCAATCTGCTCGGTGTACACACCGGTCTGGATCGCAAGCGACCCGGCCATCGTCCCAACGGTCTCCAGCTCAGCCTAGGTCAGGAAATCAGTGTCATgcaagagctcgaagagaAGGCCGAAGAAGACTATCCTGCATCCACCGTCTCGTCCGCCACTGTTGGCGAGACATTCCGCATCCATCCTCCCGACCACGATTCTGAACACCAGCGCCAAGATGACTGGCATGGCACTGTTGTGCCACCTACGCCTGCTCTTGGCTGCGACTCTCCTTCCTCGGACGAGGACCACGCCTCTTCTGCAAAACCGCCTTCTCGCAGCCTCGACGCCTTTGGTTGGGGTACTCACCCCACCAACGAGCCTCGTAAGTCTTCTCTGTTCTCGAATTTGCCCTCGTCCTCCACCTTCGAAGCAAGCTGGAGCggagacgacgacgatcaacGCAAAGACGACCTTGATACCTTCCAGGACATGCACGACCGCGCCAAGGCTTCCAGCAAGGAAAAACGCAACACCAACTACGgtccgcttccaccgcctctGATCAACTATGCCAAATCCCGCACTCCCTCTCCCACGCATCCTCTGCTGGCCAAGTCGCcacagctcgacgaagctcCGAGGTCGCCTTTGCTATCGGCGCCCAAACTGGGCACAGATCCATCGAACGAGGCTACTATCGCCAAGGCCAACGGCCAGCGTCTTTCACCAGCATCGGCACGCTCGCAGCTCCCATCAGATGATTCGGACGGTGATGCCGACGTTGAGAACGACCGACCCAAAGCGGCTCGAGATCGCAAGGCGACCAAGAAGCCTACTTCGAAAggcatcggcgtcgagcaggaggtcaagtcgagcagTCCCCAGCTCGAATCGGCCACGTtggagaagaagcgctcgctCAAGAGGGACAAATCGGAACGCATCCGAggcagaagagcaagccAGAGCAAGGAAAAGGACGTTGACAAAGTCAAGatgcctgctgctgcgccttcGCTTGCTGCTACCGTGTCGCTGCCCAGCTGCACTCTCTCTAACAAACACGTCGACCAACTCGTCGGTCAGATTGAAGACGTCGATCTGAGCGAGAAAACAGCGCCCAACAAAGCAGCCAACGCGTCAGCATGCGAACCAGCTAAATCCAACGCTTTGCAGCAGACACCATTAGCCCAGCGAATGCAGAGCATCCCAGCTGTCAAAGACGATCTCTTTTCGTCTCCTGCGCAGCCACGAGTGGAGTTACCTGGCCACTTGTCCGCTACTAGTTCTGTCCAAGAGGTACAGCAAGCCAAAGAGGTTGTACCAGCAACGCCAGAGCCGAGCCATGCCAAGACGTTCGACTGGGCcgctgacgatgatgagatggacgacgagctgccGGACCTAGACGATTGGGGGGTGACGCTTTCGCCTGCCAAGCCCAGTgttgctgcttccgctgACGTGGCGGGCAAAGACAGCAACGCATCTACGCATCTGGAGAAACATGGTCGAAAGCCGAAATCTGATGGCGAGGTGCCGTGGCGAAAGGCGGTAGAAAGCAAAGCGCGACAGGATGGCCAAGGTCGGAGATCCACCAGTGGTGCCAAAGGTGGCATCAAGGATTTCGCGGCTCCGAAAGCAAATGCGGCGTCGTTGGGGATTCGAATCGCTGGCAGAGCCAATTGCGGCGGCATAccagcggaagcggaagcggcaAACGAGCTTCCTCCAGCGACCACACCGTACGGGCGGTGGAACAAGCGCAGAGAAGAAATCTCGATCAAAGGTGTCAGCGATAGCGTCAAAGTAGGCGCAAACGAGGAGGGTGGCAAGGGCAGGCCCAGGATCGCGGCTGACTTGGGAGCATTGGCCAAGCTCCTGGCTCCTGCGCAAGGCGATCAGGCTCGCACTGGAGGCAAAGCGAATCCAGACAACAAGAAGCCCAAACAAGATGCGCCCAAGAAGGGCAACGTCGCGGTCGGCACAGCAGCGCAAAGCGCGCACGTTGCTGTgagtgcagctgcaagcatCCATGCGCCAACCTCGTCCACGGCGCCCAAAATCAGACACCCCGCCAATGCGGCCTCGGCCGCGAACAAGTCTCATCCAGCCAAAAAGGGCAAAGATTCTCATTAAATGTTCAGGAGCGCTGAAACAGTCAAAGTTGTATCCTACATCTCACATGTCGTACGCACACGgcacaattcacgattgaacCACGTTGACGGTTTGGATGATGTGTGCGTGGGGATGTGATGCGTCTTCGGATTGTAGTGGAAACGTCCAACGATGGGCAACTTGGTGTTATGACGACTGCGGATGGATGCAAGGATGTGGGGGGGAGCGGGGTGGGGGACATGGGATGAAGAGGTGGATGTTAGGCGCCCAATCTCTGGTTGAGTTGTGAGGTTGAGATTTCGGCGTCTCGGACGTCGATTACTTTGGCGACGTCGGATTTCACGCTGAAGTTGCTGAGTGCTGAGGCGTACAGGGTGGAGAGGTCGAGGGGGGAAGTTTGGGGTGCCCAGTAGAGGAGGAATAGAGGCTGGGGTGTGCGAGAGACGCGcgcgttggcgagctggGTTAGTATTCATCTGCGAATGTGGGTCGAGGTGGGCGATACTCACGTACGATACCCGTCCGTCACGATGGTTGAGTTTGTAGTTgacgatcaagaagcgtggTGAGTTCTCGGGCAGTTCTGTGCAGACTTTGCAGATCAGCTTGGTATCCTCCGGTGCTTCTACATTCCGATTCGTCTTGACATACCTTGGATTAAATCTTCCACGCACGTCAACCCGGTCGtgagctcttcctcgatctcgagcgtAAGCGTCTTTCGATCGATCTTGAACACCAGCGCTGTGATCGCCGCCTTCGACGGCGTCAACCGAAACTTTTGGATccgcaccaccaccgagcTAGGTATGTCGATCGTGCTACTGTTCGATGCCATATTCAGTGTCGATCCGAGCGTCTACAGCTCAACTCTTCCTCTAGCGCGAGCTCGCAAATCGTGATGAACGATACAATCCTAGATCCAAACACGATCATGTGGAGAATCTACTCCTCGGCGTATTCACAATTCTGGTCCGTGCACCGCGATATGCAACTCGGCTCTTTCTTCGCGTCATTTTTTTGCGGGTCCGCACCCCTTTTGAGACTTGGACGCCTGTACACACACGATCAATCGCACCACGCTGAACATCAATTAGCCTTTGAATCTGACGAGATCGCAATGTCGCACCGAGGCAAAATGGAGAGCGTGCCACATTCGTTCTTCACCGCACCATGGCTGACTCTGTGGACTACGTTCATTTACTGTTGTCATGTAATGGCAATTGGAATGGCGAGGCTAAATGTAGAACAATCACGCGTATACACAGACCGTGACACAAGCACGGCGTTGGACGCGGCGAATTCAAGATTTAGTTGGTGGGTTTCTTGGCTGACTTTTCAGAAGCCTCACGGATGGCCCACGTGAGCGCGTAGGTCTTGACGGCATCCTCGTACGACGAAAGGATGGGACTAGCACCCCTGCCCTTCTCGATGTTGTCGATCAGGTTGCTCACTTCCGAGAAGAAGGGATCGTCGTTCTGGTATCGCACAACTTCTTCGTGGTCATCTCCAGGGCGACGGAAGTACAGAGCGGGCGCGTTGTACGGGTCAACAAGTCGCAGACTGTACCCATCAGCGagcacgtcgagctcggtcgaGTAGTTGAAGCCTTGCAGCGAGACGGCGTGGGTGAGCGAACCAACGGCACCGGACTCGTACTTCCAGTTGGCGCACGTGATTCGTGGGATACGCTGGTCCTCGGCAATCTTGCTCTCATCGATTGGGATCTTGCTCAGCTGACCGGCAGGCTCGAACCACTCGAGCGAGTGCGCACTGACAGTGGCCAGATCCACCTCACCACCAAAGTAGCGCGAGAGATCGCAAAAGTGAgtggcttgctcgacaaTCGGACCGCACGAGATGCTCTTGTCCCACCAGTCGGGCTTGTTCGTGTGCTCATACGCCATAACGTAACGCGCATTGGTGGCCATCACTTTCAGGTTGTTCTCGTCCAGGATCTGCTTCATCTTCTGAACCACCTTGAGATATCGAAGCATGTAACCGACCGACACCAGGTTGTCGGCTTTTTCCAGCATCTGCgcaatcttgaatgcgTCCGACACAGGTCCCGTCGACACGGGCTTTTCGATGAAGATGGCCACGTCCGGGAAAgcctcgacaagcttcTTTTCCAGGTCGCGACCCGGCTGCTCACGACCACGGAATGCAGGAGGGCTTCCCACCCAGATCGCATGCGGACGCTTGTCAGGCGAGACGTTGGCAACGTAATCGGCAAATGTGGGGTACACGATTGTATCCTTGTAGGCAGAGAGCACAAACGAGTTACGCTTGACGGTCAGTGCCGCTTCTGCGCGTGCTGC of the Mycosarcoma maydis chromosome 2, whole genome shotgun sequence genome contains:
- a CDS encoding uncharacterized protein (related to Glia maturation factor, beta); protein product: MASNSSTIDIPSSVVVRIQKFRLTPSKAAITALVFKIDRKTLTLEIEEELTTGLTCVEDLIQELPENSPRFLIVNYKLNHRDGRVSYPLFLLYWAPQTSPLDLSTLYASALSNFSVKSDVAKVIDVRDAEISTSQLNQRLGA